The following proteins are encoded in a genomic region of Amia ocellicauda isolate fAmiCal2 chromosome 6, fAmiCal2.hap1, whole genome shotgun sequence:
- the rp2 gene encoding protein XRP2 yields the protein MGCFFSKKSRRKPEKEETPGGQTDAEEAPKQYSWDTREKVDPKDYMLTGIKDETVGRLPGKLNGQQFVIQDCENCNIYILDHSATITIDDCTNCRIVLGPVKGSVFFRDCKDCKCVVACQQFRTRDCKKMEVFLCCATQPIIESSTGMKFGCFQYYYPDLAFHFKDAGLSIFNNNWSNVHDFTPVSGETNWSLLPEDAAVLDYVPLPDSDEFKSVRVSTDSGRSIIPVTWGQRRKESDESCLFVFFAGDYTTANARKLIDEVVGKGFVLVQTKEVSMRPEDASRVFQQNVEDFTDLITKGPVVALELNGDGVVETCRNIANEVFSSSKVFVSENKTTSSRDVDNFFNFADMQMGI from the exons ATGGGATGCTTCTTTTCGAAGAAATCGAGAAGAAAACCGGAGAAGGAGGAGACCCCCGGGGGACAGACCGACGCCGAGGAGGCCCCCAAGCAGTACAGCTGGGACACCCGGGAGAAG GTTGATCCCAAGGACTATATGCTGACTGGTATTAAGGATGAAACGGTAGGCCGTTTACCTGGCAAACTGAACGGCCAACAGTTTGTCATTCAAGACTGTGAGAACTGCAACATCTACATCCTGGACCACTCGGCCACCATCACCATCGATGACTGCACGAACTGCAGGATAGTGCTGGGGCCCGTCAAGGGCAGCGTGTTCTTCCGGGACTGCAAGGACTGCAAGTGCGTGGTGGCGTGCCAGCAGTTCCGCACCCGGGACTGCAAGAAGATGGAGGTGTTCTTGTGCTGCGCCACCCAGCCCATCATCGAGTCCTCCACCGGCATGAAGTTCGGCTGCTTCCAGTACTACTACCCTGACCTTGCCTTCCATTTCAAGGATGCCGGCTTGAGCATCTTCAACAACAACTGGAGCAACGTTCATGACTTTACCCCTGTGTCGGGGGAGACCAACTGGAGCCTGCTGCCCGAGGACGCCGCGGTGCTGGACTACGTGCCACTGCCCGACTCGGACGAGTTCAAGTCGGTCAGGGTCTCCACAGACTCTGGCAGGAGCATCATCCCCGTCACCTGGGGCCAGCGGCGCAAGGAGAGCGACGAGTCCTGCCTGTTCGTGTTTTTCGCCGGGGATTACACGACTGCCAATGCCAGGAAGCTCATCGATGAG GTGGTGGGAAAGGGCTTTGTGCTGGTCCAAACAAAGGAGGTGTCCATGCGCCCAGAAGATGCCAGTAGAGTATTTCAGCAGAATGTGGAAGATTTCACCGATTTGATCACAAAAG GTCCAGTTGTGGCTTTGGAGCTGAATGGAGACGGGGTTGTAGAGACCTGCCGTAACAttgcaaatgaagtgtttaGCAGCTCCAAG GTGTttgtttcagaaaacaaaactacGTCTTCAAGAGATGTGGACAATTTCTTCAACTTTGCAGATATGCAAATGGGAATATGA